A window of the Arachis duranensis cultivar V14167 chromosome 5, aradu.V14167.gnm2.J7QH, whole genome shotgun sequence genome harbors these coding sequences:
- the LOC127739627 gene encoding uncharacterized protein LOC127739627 yields MANLEIEEEPMLSSNAQSSHELKDSSFRRILSRRRSASMYIPMVSMDPYYNREPSLGEHSRRQLNSVRTFPPKIDELYATLGTQNIFKQSGVTVTENSENNWDDNYDWEHTPPAVSVGQQGIICNNYFCIRVGTHDNAHQGIPRTPTRFDQEDFNCIVINWIRTIPLVVLRSLNDLVYFLNILLQFRLTYVSASTGSRVIDIVDHPK; encoded by the exons ATGGCTAACTTGGAAATAGAAGAGGAGCCAATGCTATCATCAAATGCACAATCATCCCATGAACTCAAGGATTCTAGTTTCCGGAGGATCCTATCAAGGAGACGAAGCGCATCCATGTACATTCCCATGGTGTCTATGGACCCATATTACAACAGAGAACCAAGTCTTGGAGAGCATAGTCGTCGTCAACTTAACAGCGTCAGAACCTTCCCGCCCAAGATTGATGAACTATATGCCACCCTTGGAacccaaaatattttcaaacagAGTGGAGTTACTGTGACTGAAAACAGTGAAAACAACTGGGACGACAACTATGATTGGGAACATACACCACCCGCAGTGAGCGTTGGGCAACAGGGAATCAtttgtaataattatttttgtattaggGTCGGTACTCATGATAATGCTCACCAAGGAATTCCAAGAACTCCGACTAGATTTGATCAAGAG GATTTCAATTGCATTGTTATCAACTGGATAAGGACAATACCACTTGTTGTACTTAGAAGCTTGAATGATTTAGTGTATTTCTTGAACATACTTCTTCAG TTTAGGTTGACTTATGTTTCTGCTAGTACTGGATCAAGGGTGATTGATATAGTTGACCATCCAAAATAG
- the LOC107490768 gene encoding uncharacterized protein LOC107490768 — MHKCLWRICQKDLQRDIRRHLFEFIKKIRIFSLMDEPILDAICERLRQKVYFKGSTILHPGDLVEKMFFVLRGELKSIGEDGTRVFLTERDACGEELLVWCLENSSVSTALGSLPPASPDSALPLLPLPSVRNPGSSAHRPILAGFSVRGLEQLAIGSPLAVVSALVVVSPVAAVSLSKISVVKLVDPEVKERNNEEEGGEELSDIYHSPQFSKLNYAEMMEKFKVCIYADGDPKTFYQTPRKLTGKYASEGYFFQNIRESRF, encoded by the exons ATGCACAAATGCTTATGGAGAATATGCCAGAAAGATCTGCAGAGAGACATAAGACGTCATCTCTTCGAATTTATTAAGAAA ATTCGAATTTTCAGCTTAATGGATGAGCCTATTTTAGATGCCATTTGTGAGAGGCTTAGGCAAAAAGTATACTTCAAAGGAAGTACTATTTTGCATCCTGGTGATTTGGTAGAGAAAATGTTCTTTGTTTTGCGTGGGGAATTGAAGAGCATTGGCGAAGATGGAACTAGAGTTTTTTTAACCGAAAGggatgcttgtggtgaagaaCTTTTAGTATGGTGTCTTGAAAATTCTTCGGTTAGCACAG CCCTAGGTTCTTTGCCGCCGGCGTCCCCGGACTCAGCGCTtccgcttcttcctcttccctcTGTCCGGAACCCAGGTAGTTCGGCACATCGTCCCATCCTCGCTGGTTTCTCTGTCCGTGGCTTGGAGCAGCTCGCCATCGGGTCACCGCTTGCCGTCGTCTCTGCTCTCGTCGTCGTGTCGCCGGTTGCCGCCGTGTCTCTGTCGAAG ATCTCTGTAGTGAAGCTAGTGGATCCTGAAGTGAAGGAACGCAACAATGAGGAAGAAGGAGGTGAAGAGTTGTCTGATATATACCACTCACCGCAGTTTTCCAAGCTGAACTACGCGGAGATGATGGAGAAGTTCAAGGTTTGTATATATGCTGATGGAGATCCCaagacattttatcaaacacctaggAAGCTCACTGGGAAATACGCCAGTGAGGGATATTTCTTCCAAAACATTCGGGAGAGCAGGTTCTGA
- the LOC107490770 gene encoding villin-4-like has translation MPSAREKLIPQSLRVTSNTLKSNPKRSDSEDSMSSGLESLTEEDAKEGEADDDEGLPVYPYGSVNTASSNPVPDNERLICQQQSSKKNLA, from the exons ATGCCTTCAGCACGGGAAAAGTTGATACCTCAGTCGCTTAGAG TGACTTCCAATACACTCAAATCAAACCCAAAAAGAAGTGATAGTGAGGATTCTATGAGCAGCGGATTAGAATCTCTTACAGAGGAAGATGCAAAAGAAGGTGAAGCTGACGACGATGAAGGACTCCCAGTTTATCCGTATGGTAGCGTTAACACAGCTTCTAGCAATCCAGTACCAGACAACGAGAG GCTTATCTGTCAGCAACAGAGTTCAAAGAAAAACTTGGCATGA